In one Paraburkholderia azotifigens genomic region, the following are encoded:
- a CDS encoding sugar-transfer associated ATP-grasp domain-containing protein, which translates to MRVDVERIARASVKRLASYKFHLGHAIQAGQILRTIEKRRGKLAPHVCRQIESYARDIFGDVVYAPWLRVYAALNGAFKEGWIPDNYYGAVVVPRTKGSYGKISSLKSASWLIFGDESFPDIGYFANGLFYTTDNTVISGQELQRTLFGDTDRVAFKRDASAQGKGVFILDRQSFDPKFIQSMGNGVFQTFVRQHEVFDRFTPDSVATLRFTTVVEPSGAISLRACFLRLGRAGETHIQSGSEVCIAVNTSTGELDPVGYLNDWTDVNEHPDSKAKFSGVTVPVFESCVRKVLQLHGKVPFIGCIGWDVTVDLNEGVKVLEWNAEHNDVKFGEATQGPCFADLGWERLRSGRVSMTKARAA; encoded by the coding sequence ATGCGAGTTGACGTCGAACGTATCGCCAGAGCTTCAGTAAAAAGGCTGGCGAGCTATAAATTTCATCTGGGCCACGCGATTCAGGCCGGACAGATTCTAAGAACGATCGAGAAGCGGCGGGGCAAGCTCGCGCCTCATGTGTGCCGTCAGATCGAGTCGTACGCGCGCGATATCTTCGGCGACGTGGTGTACGCGCCATGGCTTCGTGTGTATGCCGCATTGAACGGTGCGTTCAAGGAAGGCTGGATTCCCGACAACTACTACGGTGCTGTCGTCGTGCCGCGGACAAAGGGCTCTTACGGGAAGATTTCATCATTGAAGTCCGCTTCCTGGCTGATCTTCGGCGACGAGTCTTTTCCGGACATCGGATACTTTGCCAATGGTCTGTTTTATACGACCGACAACACGGTGATATCCGGTCAGGAGCTTCAGCGAACGCTATTCGGCGATACCGACAGAGTCGCTTTCAAACGCGACGCGTCCGCGCAGGGCAAAGGCGTATTCATCCTCGACCGGCAGTCATTCGATCCGAAGTTCATTCAGTCGATGGGCAATGGGGTATTTCAGACTTTCGTGAGGCAACACGAAGTATTCGACCGCTTTACGCCGGATTCCGTCGCGACCCTGCGCTTTACAACCGTCGTCGAGCCGTCTGGTGCGATATCGCTTCGGGCCTGTTTTCTACGGCTAGGACGAGCGGGTGAAACCCACATCCAGTCGGGCAGTGAAGTCTGTATTGCGGTGAATACATCGACGGGTGAACTCGATCCCGTCGGTTATCTGAATGACTGGACGGATGTGAATGAGCATCCGGATTCAAAAGCGAAGTTTTCAGGCGTCACGGTTCCCGTGTTCGAAAGTTGCGTCAGGAAGGTGCTGCAGCTGCATGGGAAAGTGCCGTTCATCGGCTGCATCGGATGGGACGTGACAGTCGACCTGAATGAGGGTGTGAAAGTACTGGAGTGGAACGCCGAACATAACGACGTAAAGTTCGGCGAGGCCACTCAGGGACCGTGCTTTGCCGACCTCGGCTGGGAGCGTCTTCGATCGGGACGGGTTTCGATGACGAAAGCGCGTGCGGCATGA
- a CDS encoding aldo/keto reductase — MNESSDFRSKTLVLNHGGGRIPVLGFGTLIPDAATAVSATRAALEAGYRLIDCAERYRNEREVGEALRTGLAAEGLTREDIFVTTKIWNNNHRPERVEPALEASIGRLGLDYLDLYLVHTPFAFQPGDEQDPRDANGDVIYDKSVNLSDTWRAMEDLVGHGRCRAIGLSDILLSELRTLCESARIKPAVVQVEVHPYLPETELLEFCKENGIVMQAFAPLGHGIRPGPLEDPVVVEIAGRTGRTPAQVLLAWAAQRGGSVLTTPKTTARARENFDIVALPPDAFDEINGIQTRQRFNEVVKTGSGGFLPQRQ; from the coding sequence ATGAACGAGTCGTCTGATTTTCGCAGCAAAACGCTCGTGCTGAATCACGGAGGCGGCCGCATTCCCGTACTCGGATTCGGCACGCTGATTCCGGATGCCGCGACGGCCGTCAGTGCGACGAGGGCCGCGCTGGAAGCGGGATACCGTCTTATCGATTGCGCCGAGAGATATCGTAATGAGCGTGAGGTCGGCGAGGCGTTGCGAACGGGGCTTGCCGCGGAAGGACTAACGCGCGAAGACATCTTCGTGACCACCAAGATCTGGAATAACAACCACCGGCCCGAACGTGTTGAGCCTGCTCTCGAAGCAAGTATCGGCAGGCTTGGACTCGACTACCTCGATCTCTATCTGGTCCACACGCCATTTGCCTTTCAGCCGGGCGACGAACAGGATCCACGCGACGCGAACGGTGACGTCATTTACGACAAGAGCGTGAACTTGTCCGATACGTGGCGCGCGATGGAAGATCTCGTGGGCCATGGCCGATGCCGCGCTATCGGACTGTCGGACATCCTGCTGAGCGAACTGCGGACATTGTGCGAGTCGGCGCGTATCAAACCAGCCGTCGTGCAGGTCGAAGTCCATCCGTATCTTCCTGAAACGGAGTTGCTTGAATTTTGCAAGGAAAACGGCATCGTGATGCAAGCCTTTGCCCCGTTGGGCCACGGAATCAGGCCCGGTCCGCTCGAAGATCCCGTTGTCGTCGAGATCGCCGGGCGTACGGGCAGGACGCCCGCCCAGGTACTGCTTGCATGGGCCGCGCAGCGTGGCGGGTCCGTGCTGACCACACCCAAGACAACGGCTCGCGCTCGGGAGAACTTCGACATCGTCGCGCTCCCGCCCGATGCATTCGATGAGATCAACGGGATTCAAACCCGGCAAAGATTCAACGAGGTCGTCAAGACGGGCAGCGGGGGCTTTCTTCCGCAACGTCAGTGA
- a CDS encoding nuclear transport factor 2 family protein, with protein MQEEAIREALNAHWHASAAGDLEAEHDIYEDDAICDYPQSGERILGRRNLQALRSHHPDKPSGFDVRRIHGEGHLWVTEYTIAYQGRATCVVSIMEFRDVKVVHETQYFSDPFEAPGWRSQWVQQIKGSPSRP; from the coding sequence ATGCAGGAAGAAGCAATCCGTGAAGCCCTGAACGCGCACTGGCATGCGTCCGCAGCAGGCGACCTCGAAGCGGAGCACGACATCTACGAAGACGACGCCATCTGCGACTATCCGCAATCAGGCGAGCGGATCCTCGGTCGGCGCAACTTGCAGGCACTGCGAAGTCATCATCCGGACAAGCCATCCGGATTCGATGTCAGGCGAATTCACGGAGAAGGTCATCTCTGGGTCACCGAATACACCATCGCCTATCAGGGGCGCGCAACATGCGTGGTGAGCATCATGGAGTTCCGCGACGTCAAGGTCGTTCACGAGACCCAGTATTTTTCCGATCCATTTGAAGCGCCAGGTTGGCGCAGTCAATGGGTTCAGCAGATCAAAGGCTCCCCAAGCCGACCATGA
- a CDS encoding SDR family NAD(P)-dependent oxidoreductase: protein MARRLEGKIALVTGATSGIGLATAKRFAAEGAHVYITGRRQAELDAAVAAINTVGNATGARVDSSKPEQLDMLYEQIRGEKGRLDVLFANAGGGSMVPLGEITEAHYHDTFDRNVKGTLFTVQKALPLLSKGASVILAGSTTTIEGTAAFSVYSASKAAIRNLARSWILDLKDRGIRVNTISPGATRTPGLVELAGPDSAQQQGLLDYLASRIPMGRVGEPEEIAGAALFLASDDASFVNGAELFVDGGQAQV, encoded by the coding sequence ATGGCACGCAGACTCGAAGGCAAGATCGCACTGGTGACGGGCGCGACCAGCGGCATTGGACTCGCTACGGCAAAGCGCTTTGCAGCCGAAGGCGCGCACGTGTACATCACAGGCCGCCGTCAGGCCGAACTCGATGCAGCCGTCGCCGCGATCAACACGGTGGGCAACGCTACCGGCGCGCGCGTCGATTCGTCGAAGCCCGAGCAACTGGACATGCTGTATGAGCAGATTCGCGGCGAGAAGGGCCGACTCGATGTGCTGTTCGCCAATGCGGGCGGCGGGTCGATGGTGCCGCTCGGCGAGATCACCGAGGCGCACTATCACGACACGTTCGACCGCAATGTGAAGGGCACGCTGTTCACCGTGCAAAAGGCGCTGCCGCTGCTGTCGAAAGGCGCATCGGTGATTCTTGCGGGCTCGACGACGACGATCGAAGGCACAGCTGCGTTCAGCGTGTATTCGGCCTCGAAGGCTGCGATCCGCAACCTGGCCCGCAGCTGGATTCTCGACCTCAAGGACCGCGGCATTCGCGTCAACACGATCAGCCCCGGCGCGACGAGGACGCCCGGCCTCGTGGAACTCGCGGGCCCGGACAGCGCGCAGCAGCAAGGCCTGCTCGACTATCTCGCCTCGCGCATTCCGATGGGCCGCGTGGGCGAGCCGGAAGAAATCGCGGGCGCGGCGCTGTTCCTGGCATCGGACGATGCGAGCTTCGTAAATGGCGCCGAATTGTTCGTCGACGGCGGACAGGCGCAAGTCTGA
- a CDS encoding DUF488 family protein, whose amino-acid sequence MSNAFYTIGHSTHPLGEFIRLLTGAGIDTVVDVRSIPRSRTNPQFNREALPDALRPAHVGYVHLAGLGGRRSKARGGAPSPNGYWTHPAFRNYADYAMSPAFQAGLAQLLDLGHRQTCVIMCSEAVWWRCHRRIIADYLLARGETVLHVMTAGRIEPATMTPGAQPQPDGALRYPPG is encoded by the coding sequence ATGTCAAATGCGTTTTACACGATCGGCCATTCGACTCACCCACTGGGCGAGTTCATCCGTCTGTTGACGGGTGCCGGGATCGACACAGTGGTCGACGTGCGGAGCATTCCCCGCTCCCGCACGAATCCGCAATTCAATCGAGAAGCGTTGCCGGACGCGCTGCGCCCGGCACATGTGGGCTATGTTCACCTGGCGGGCCTCGGCGGCAGGCGCAGCAAAGCCAGGGGCGGCGCGCCGTCGCCGAATGGCTACTGGACGCATCCCGCCTTTCGCAACTATGCCGACTACGCGATGAGCCCCGCGTTTCAGGCAGGGTTGGCGCAACTGCTCGATCTGGGGCATCGGCAGACGTGCGTGATCATGTGCTCCGAAGCCGTCTGGTGGCGATGCCATCGCCGCATCATCGCGGACTATCTGCTGGCGCGCGGCGAGACTGTGCTGCATGTGATGACCGCGGGCCGCATCGAACCCGCGACGATGACCCCCGGCGCGCAACCACAGCCTGATGGAGCGCTGCGCTATCCGCCCGGGTGA
- a CDS encoding Zn-dependent hydrolase — protein MPEDFPRINPVRLLDDLKTLRSFGATGPGVVRLSLSPVDIEARRWLAGRMTDAGLDAAIDGVGTVFGRSRKRGPALVIGSHTDTQPTGGWLDGALGVIYGLEIARAFGECEATREFAVDVASWIDEEGTFSSFLGSRSFTGEAIDASLHGARNHEGLLLGDALAQAGLANAPRVTLDRMRQRAYLEPHIEQGGRLEASAKSIGVVTTIVGIREFQVRFTGQRNHAGTTPMAIRRDAGAALVAFIARIDDAFDRLADADTVWTVGRIDLDPGSFSVVPGKATLNLQFRDGNAGRLHAMDNALAGLVDEWNAQHAVKAELIACDGAEEPVTMDAGLQRHLAQAAEALAPGQWTHMPSGASHDAQVIGHHIPACMLFVPSIGGVSHDFIEDTAEQHIVLGCEVAAQAAARIAEALSHD, from the coding sequence GTGCCCGAAGACTTCCCACGCATCAATCCCGTTCGCCTGCTCGACGACCTCAAGACCTTGCGCAGCTTCGGCGCCACGGGGCCCGGCGTGGTGCGTCTGTCGCTGTCGCCCGTCGATATCGAGGCGCGCCGCTGGCTCGCGGGGCGCATGACGGATGCAGGGCTGGATGCGGCTATCGATGGCGTTGGCACCGTATTCGGCCGCTCGCGCAAGCGCGGCCCCGCGCTCGTGATCGGCTCGCACACCGACACGCAGCCGACGGGAGGGTGGCTCGACGGCGCGCTCGGCGTGATCTATGGACTCGAAATCGCACGTGCCTTCGGCGAATGCGAGGCGACGCGAGAGTTCGCCGTGGACGTCGCGTCATGGATCGACGAAGAGGGCACGTTCTCGAGCTTTCTTGGCAGCCGGAGCTTCACTGGCGAAGCGATCGATGCCTCGTTGCACGGTGCGCGCAATCACGAAGGCCTGTTGCTCGGCGATGCGCTCGCTCAGGCGGGCCTCGCGAACGCGCCGCGTGTGACGCTGGATCGCATGAGGCAACGCGCGTATCTCGAACCGCATATCGAGCAGGGCGGCCGGCTGGAAGCATCGGCGAAATCGATTGGCGTGGTGACGACGATCGTCGGCATTCGCGAGTTTCAGGTGCGCTTCACGGGGCAGCGCAATCACGCGGGCACGACGCCGATGGCCATCCGGCGCGATGCGGGTGCGGCACTCGTCGCGTTCATCGCGCGTATCGACGACGCATTCGACCGGCTGGCGGACGCGGATACGGTGTGGACGGTTGGGCGCATCGATCTCGATCCCGGTTCGTTCAGCGTGGTGCCGGGCAAGGCCACGCTGAATCTGCAGTTCCGCGACGGAAATGCCGGGCGGCTGCATGCAATGGACAATGCGCTTGCGGGCCTGGTCGATGAATGGAACGCGCAGCACGCTGTAAAAGCAGAGCTGATCGCGTGCGACGGTGCCGAAGAACCCGTCACGATGGATGCCGGTTTGCAACGGCATCTCGCACAAGCTGCCGAAGCGCTCGCGCCCGGACAGTGGACGCACATGCCGAGCGGCGCGTCGCACGATGCGCAGGTGATCGGGCATCACATTCCCGCCTGCATGCTGTTCGTGCCGAGCATCGGCGGCGTCAGTCACGATTTCATCGAGGACACGGCCGAGCAGCACATCGTGCTCGGTTGCGAGGTGGCCGCGCAGGCGGCCGCGCGAATCGCGGAGGCGTTGAGCCACGATTGA
- a CDS encoding CsbD family protein, translating into METTKTEGVVREAAGNVKETIGSLAGDVGMQIEGKADELRGKAQQLCADATDIARDAISSSPLAVLAGAVAAGFALGALWAANRHDDV; encoded by the coding sequence ATGGAAACGACGAAAACGGAAGGTGTGGTTCGTGAAGCGGCTGGCAATGTAAAAGAGACGATCGGCTCTCTCGCGGGCGACGTCGGGATGCAGATCGAGGGCAAGGCGGACGAATTGCGCGGCAAGGCTCAACAGCTCTGCGCGGACGCGACGGACATCGCGCGCGACGCCATCTCGTCGAGCCCGCTTGCCGTGCTGGCAGGCGCGGTCGCAGCGGGCTTCGCACTGGGTGCGCTGTGGGCAGCGAACCGTCACGACGACGTGTAG